TTCTCACCCACACTTATTTCCCATCCTTGTCCTCCAAACGGCCCGGAGTAAAAATGTAGTCCAAAGCTTGTCTCTCAGCGGCAGCCACGTTGGGGTGCCAGAGGTCCACCATGAAGACCACCCTGGGGCCGTCCTCCGcgctgcctacacacacacacacacacacacacacacacacacacacacacacacacacacacacacacacacacacacacacacacataaaaaagcCTACTTAGCTGTGCTTCTCCCCTTAAACCCACACGAGAGTCATTTTGCACGGGCTCCACTTTCTTCGGCGACATTGGATTATGTCATTTCGGGGTCAAATCCCGCTTTAAAGGAGCAAATAAAAGCGAGAGACTTCCTAATCCGCGTCTTACCCTCGTGAAAGGCCCTGTGGAGGAAGGAGTCGTCAAAAAGCAGACAGCTGCCCTCAGACCAGCACTGTGGCTCTCCACCGACGACCAGCTCACAGGGAGTGGGCACTTTGAGACCtgccacagaaacacaccacAAAAAAGGCATGACTTTGAAACCGTGTTGCTAATCAAACTCCCATGAGACATTTCCCATGTACAAGCTATGCCAGCTTGAAGCATCCTAAAAAAAGACCCTGCCTACACGACGCTACGCCTCGCTATTTATAACCGTAGAGGATATGTACAGATGGAAATAGAATCAAAACTCAGGTGAAGTAAGGTTTTCGAATGCTGAGTGGTAGACCACTCACCCAGGTGGCAGCGCAGCCTCACATTTGTGGGCCCGTAGTGCTCAGTGATCAGAGCGCCGGGCGTCAGGACCGAGAAGCAGGCGTTTCCGAACACGTTGTTGGCGATGAAGGTGCGCAGCTGGCCCAGCACCCTCCAGGCCCGCGGACACCTCCTCACGTTCAGGACCAGGGGCGTGCCCTGGTTGACCAGATAGTAGGTCCACCACTGGCCGCGGGGGGTGTTGTTGGCCTTCCAGCCCGGCGGGAGGGCGGAGCCGCCGCGGGCCGGCGGCTGGTGGTAGATGCTCTCGAACTCGGCCAGGAGGGCGGGgaagctctgctccagcagctccacgtcGTGCCGCTGCACCTCCCTGGAGAAGAACGGGGCCGACGGCAGGTCGGGGAGGAAGAAGACCTCCGGCCGCTGGATGGTCGGCCGGCTGTTGAGGTACCGGCCCTGGTCGCGGACCCCCTTGTGCACGCGGCCCATCCCCGACCAGGTGTAGCGCTTGGCGTAATCCTGCAGGCTGTGATACAGCCTCTGGTTCAGGCTCTCTCCAGCGCTGGTGCAGCGGAAGCACTCCGACGACTGGCAAAAGGCGAAGCCGTTCTGCTCCTCCAGGATGGAGCCGTGCTTCCCTTTCCCCCGGCCGCGGCAGTCCGAGCTCATGAAGCCCCCCACGACCCCCCCGATCCGACCGGGCCCGGCCAGATACCTGCCACGCAGGGGGCTGGAGCCGTGCTCGCGGCCCACCCTGTAACAATACcacatgaagagcagcaggacacacaTGGCTATGGCAAACGCGCAGATCTCACACTCCCTTATAGACTGCATGCCTCCAGCCACCATCTCCCTCACACTCTCCAGTGACCACTCCATCTTGGCTCAGTACCGGACTGCTGAAtctggaggaaatgaaaaagtgCTGATGAAAGGTCAGTTAACGCGTCTTTGCTTGATCCAGACTGAGAGGGGCCGCAAAGCACAGGCACAGGCAGTCTAGTGTCAAGCGGCTCTTATTGCCCCCCCTGATGTAAACAGTCTGCTGATTTGATCTGACACACTTGCTCTTCAGTCCTAACATTTCAGCAGTGTGCGCCGGGGGAAGGTTTCTCCGTGCATGGTGTCTGGTGGTGCGGTATCTGTGCTGCTCCCTCCCTTGTTCTTTCAGACGAATGCAGACAGACGCCGCGCCTCGGGGTTATCCGTTCTCTGGGAACAAAGACaggaggaaagaaggagggATAAGAACGGAGGAGGATGCTGTAACTGACAATAGGAGGATGCTACCGCCCCAAACTATCCACGGTTAATGTGCCGAATGACTTTAAATGATGCCGACGCGGTTACACAacgctttgtgtctgtgaaacgTATCTTCCACCTCAGAGCCTGGCAGCGAATTCCCATCCTGTATGCACCAGATGTAAAACACACCTGCTGAAACTCACCCACTTacccactcacccacacacccacacacccacacacacacacacacacttctgctgcactgtATAAAACCATGAGTCATGGACACAATGCTGCACATACTCCTTCTTCTGTATTTCCCTTTGCGCACCACGCACACATATAATCACCGGCGCGGCCGCACACAACAGTGCATTACGTAAACGTAAACAGTGTTGATACCCACCCACATTTATAATTGGAATTCATAGGTTGCTCAGCGGGAGCTGCATAAATGGATCctcggggggaggaggaggggagggagggggcgagcTGTAGTCTGTGTAACCGTATGCTAtctaagtaaaataaaacaccgGATTACATGAGTGTGGTTATATAATGGTAATAGACCGGCTGCCAAAGCGCAGGGAGTGCAATGCGTCAACTGTGATCAGAACTCTACGATGTGCTCTCACCAAAAATGGTCGGGTAATCCTGCTCCGACAGATCCTCCCCTACATCCTGTCTGACAGCGTCAAGACGCCCCCACATCGCCCCCCGCTGCTTTTTTAGGACGGCCCGGCCGTCAAAC
Above is a window of Betta splendens chromosome 9, fBetSpl5.4, whole genome shotgun sequence DNA encoding:
- the asphd2 gene encoding aspartate beta-hydroxylase domain-containing protein 2 — protein: MEWSLESVREMVAGGMQSIRECEICAFAIAMCVLLLFMWYCYRVGREHGSSPLRGRYLAGPGRIGGVVGGFMSSDCRGRGKGKHGSILEEQNGFAFCQSSECFRCTSAGESLNQRLYHSLQDYAKRYTWSGMGRVHKGVRDQGRYLNSRPTIQRPEVFFLPDLPSAPFFSREVQRHDVELLEQSFPALLAEFESIYHQPPARGGSALPPGWKANNTPRGQWWTYYLVNQGTPLVLNVRRCPRAWRVLGQLRTFIANNVFGNACFSVLTPGALITEHYGPTNVRLRCHLGLKVPTPCELVVGGEPQCWSEGSCLLFDDSFLHRAFHEGSAEDGPRVVFMVDLWHPNVAAAERQALDYIFTPGRLEDKDGK